In one window of Bemisia tabaci chromosome 4, PGI_BMITA_v3 DNA:
- the LOC109035193 gene encoding uncharacterized protein codes for MDIWSIGSSEVNKTLEEKVDKLINATQYGEFAEILKNSTGVLVAVANISHTISSSGSHSNSVLQCVPQVFEQGIVILDHVSHLQVDCVPGKVSEDALAQLRQILTDIAPSLVPSALTIQSMNLALLPSCRQKLISHVSDIEGIFKYIPPLLENFHNAFIVCQGQSKFIASEFTRVSALLFDVLGQLQSKAPLFSTTDLHLKTLFSVLHVPFQTCLISLRLLFSLPLLETKFETVFKACAHAKEIYILATNILKTLYLLFLRNIHEPVKDDLIKSIQNAQDVCKGSPFKSCLTFNLNDKPTIYPKSTADAPNMQCASNKLAVKKTKKKTTALEHSYAKADAPNMQCVSNKPAVKKTKKKTEKRIVSSPMKKKRDLVKQISLTELKKYQAGGMSMSLRNDVKINENGSVGNMKDHGPGFESNTISNRFESSTIQTEISDVKIIGPVCNPEALCSADPDDLIKSIQNAQDVCKGSPFKSCLTFNLNDKSTIYPKSTADAPNMQCASNKLAVKKTKKKTTALEHSYAKADAPNMQCVSNKPAVKKTKTKTEKRIVSSPMKKKRDLVKQISLTELKKYQAGGMSMSLRNDVKINENGS; via the exons ATGGATATTTGGTCCATTGGTTCAAGTGAGGTGAATAAAACGCTCGAAGAAAAAGTAGACAAATTAATTAATGCCACGCAGTATGGTGAATTTGCTGAGATCCTGAAAAACTCAACCGGGGTATTAGTTGCTGTAGCAAATATTTCTCACACAATCTCGTCTTCTGGCTCACACAGCAATTCTGTGCTACAATGTGTCCCCCAAGTTTTCGAACAAGGAATCGTAATTTTGGACCACGTTTCTCACTTGCAGGTCGATTGTgtgccaggaaaagtttcagaaG ATGCACTTGCCCAATTGCGTCAGATTCTTACTGATATTGCCCCATCACTGGTGCCCTCTGCTCTTACTATACAAAGTATGAACCTTGCTCTTCTGCCCAGTTGCCGTCAGAAACTTATCTCTCATGTAAGTGATATTGAAGGAATCTTCAAGTACATCCCGCcgcttcttgaaaatttccacaATGCATTTATAGTCTGCCAGGGGCAAAGTAAATTTATTGCCTCAGAATTCACCCGAGTTTCAGCCCTACTTTTTGATGTGCTAGGGCAACTCCAATCGAAAGCTCCTTTGTTTTCTACCACTGATTTACACCTTAAAACATTGTTTTCAGTTCTGCATGTCCCATTTCAAACATGTTTAATCTCTCTTCGTCTTCTCTTCTCACTTCCGTTGcttgaaacaaaatttgaaacagtCTTCAAAGCATGTGCTCATGCAAAAGAAATTTACATTCTTGCAACAAACATCTTGAAGACATTATATTTGCTTTTTCTCAGAAATATCCATGAGCCAGTCAAAGATGATCTCATCAAAAGTATTCAGAATGCTCAAGATGTTTGTAAAGGTTCCCCTTTCAAGAGTTGTTTGACATTTAACTTAAACGACAAACCAACCATTTACCCCAAAAGCACTGCTGATGCTCCCAATATGCAGTGTGCTTCTAATAAACTAGCAGtaaagaaaactaaaaagaaaACCACTGCTTTAGAGCATAGTTATGCAAAAGCTGATGCTCCCAATATGCAGTGTGTTTCTAATAAACCAGCAGtaaagaaaactaaaaagaaaactgaaaaaagaattgTATCATCGccaatgaaaaagaaaagagatcTTGTAAAACAAATCTCTTTAACAGAGCTGAAAAAGTATCAAGCAGGGGGCATGAGCATgtctttaaggaatgatgtcaagaTTAATGAAAATGGTAGTGTAGGAAACATGAAAGATCATGGACCAGGATTTGAAAGCAACACGATTTCTAACCGCTTTGAAAGTTCGACCATCCAGACTGAAATTTCTGATGTGAAGATCATTGGACCAGTTTGTAACCCGGAAGCACTGTGCAGTGCAGATCCTGATGATCTCATCAAAAGTATTCAGAATGCTCAAGATGTTTGTAAAGGTTCCCCTTTCAAGAGTTGTTTGACATTTAACTTAAACGACAAATCAACCATTTACCCCAAAAGCACTGCTGATGCTCCCAATATGCAGTGTGCTTCTAATAAACTAGCAGtaaagaaaactaaaaagaaaACCACTGCTTTAGAGCATAGTTATGCAAAAGCTGATGCTCCCAATATGCAGTGTGTTTCTAATAAACCAGCAGTAAAGAAAACTAAaacgaaaactgaaaaaagaattgTATCATCGccaatgaaaaagaaaagagatcTTGTAAAACAAATCTCTTTAACAGAGCTGAAAAAGTATCAAGCAGGGGGCATGAGCATgtctttaaggaatgatgtcaagaTTAATGAAAATGGTAGTTAG
- the ksh gene encoding protein kish-A produces MSALFNFQSLLTVILLFICTCAYLRSLFPSILDRHKVGVSGIFWKAARVGERLSPYVAISCVLMACSILFWS; encoded by the exons ATG TCTGCCCTTTTCAACTTCCAAAGTTTACTGACTGTCATCCTATTATTCATCTGCACCTGTGCCTACCTTAGATCACTGTTTCCAAGCATTCTTGATCGGCATAAAGTCGG agTGTCAGGGATATTTTGGAAAGCTGCAAGAGTAGGTGAACGGCTCAGTCCTTATGTCGCCATCTCATGTGTGCTGATGGCTTGCAGTATCTTATTTTGGTCCTGA